Below is a genomic region from Vibrio pomeroyi.
GCTTCGATGGATGCGATATGACAAGTCACACCTGCAATCTTATCGTCATCAAGAGAAGACATTTTGATGTCCTTCATTGTGAAGAAACCCAGAGAGACGTCGCCAACCTCGTTGTCCGAACAGCCAGCTAACATTGTGATGATACCTGCTGCTATTAAGGCTTTTTTCATAAGAAGTCCTTTTTATTTATATAGTTCTGTTTACTATAAGGATATTGAAAGCATGAATACGAGTGTAGAGCTTTTCGTTAAGTTCTTAAAGGATGTTGTTGGATAATGAAAAATATGAAGCATTTAAAGTACTTGTTGGCCTTGGTCATGCTCTGTATGCTCTCTGCTTGTAGCTCGGCACCTCAGCCGACCATATGTCTTCCAAATAACTGTGATATTTGGGGATACTAACCGTAGGTACTAAAAGAATGAATAACGAAATACCTGAAATTGCACATAATAAAAACCAATGGCTGTTTAGCCAGCTCGATATTGCTTACCCCGCAAAAGAGAGCCTTCTCGGTTTAGATATCTATAAAAAACAACTTTCCCAAAAGACTTACCAACTTCTCCCACAAGATCAAACTCCCACTCAAATTGACGAACTGCATAAAGTCGATTTCCATAAGCTGACCGTACTTTTCTCATTAAACCAAGCAAGTGCTTATCAAGATGAAGCTGAAAGGGCGAACATCTTGGAGTTCTTAAGCCAGATTATGTTGTCGGATGAACATGAGCTTTATGTCGGTACAAAAAACGGCGATGTCGTCGCAAGCGCGGTAGTGACAGCAACGGATGAAGAGCTATTGATATCGGATGTTGTTAACCAAGACGATCAAAACATTGTCGGCTTTGCTAAACAGTTACATGATTTTTGGGCACAAGATCAAGTTTCTACCCATAAAGTGTGGTTCGAGAACTAAAGATTCTTTGAGAAAGCGTTAATCTGAGTACAATACACCGTCTTTTAAAAAGGGTTCGGTATGTACAAGCTATTGATCTCAATCGCTGTATTGTGTGTTAGCGCTTTTTCTCCTGCGATTTATGCTAACGACTGGGATATCAAACAAATCCTAGTTTTACACTCCTACGAACCTTCCTATCAATGGACCGCGGATTTCCAAAAGGGCATCGACAGCGCGTTCGAACACTCTCAATCTGAAGTAAAGCTCTCAATCGAGTACTTAGATACCAAGCGTATACATAGCCCTGAATACTACGAGTCTCTCGCAAACTACTTACAAGCAAAATACGCTGGTTATGAATTTGATGGTGTGATTGCGACTGATGATAACGCCGCCAATTTCCTAGAATCGCTGAGCACATTGATTGGTCGCTCTACACCCGTTGTTGCGGCGGGTATCAACGACATTAGTACCGACATGTATGCCGTGACCGATAGAGCAACCGTGCTTTACGAAAATGACCACATCGATATTAATATTGAACTGATTTCTCAGCTAAGACCAAACATCAAGAACTTATACTTTGTAAATGATTACAGTGTCACGTCTCAACTGATTCGAAAAGAAGTCTATAAAGTGATGGCTGACTTTCCAAAGATCAATCTGGTCGAAGTCAGTAATCAAACGCTTGAGCAAGCGAGTCAATTTTTACAAACGATCTCAGCTGATGATGCCGTGTTACTCAGTCACTACAACACTGAGCTGACTCAAGGTGTTTATCACTCTTATAAAGAAGTGGCCGAAACTTTATCAGCATCAAGTGCAGCACCTGTGTTTGCGCTTTGGCAGTTTAATATCCTAGGTGATGTACTTGGCGGTTATGTCAATCATTCACAGAGTATGGGTGAAGAGGCGGTTGATGCGTTAAATAAGTACATACCACTTAACTTCGATACTCCGCTTGTACCGGGTGACAATATTCGCTTTGTCTTCAATTACGCAGCTTTGGAAAAGTTTGGCATCAGTGAAAGTGCACTTCCTGAAGAATCGGTTGTCGTTAATGAACCTTCTTCTTTTATCCGCAAGAACTTCCAACTGTTAATGGGTTTGACCATGGTCATTGCTGGATTAAGCCTGATTATCCTGATGCAGTTTGTTACTTTACGCCAGAAGAAAGAGTTGGCGAAGAGGAACAAGCGAATCCTCGCTCTGCAGAAACAAACACTGAACGTTCAAAAAGACATGATTCATGTATTGGGTGAAGCGATTGAAACACGCTCAGGAGAGACAGGGAACCATGTTAAGCGCGTTGCTAAGCTGTCAGCACTGTTGGCGAGGCATAGTGGTTTGAGCCACCGAGAAGTCGAGATGATAGAGATCATCAGCCCAATGCACGATGTAGGTAAGATCTCTGTACCGGAATCTATTCTCGACAAACCAGGTAAGCTAACCGAACAAGAGTGGGAGGTGATGAAACTTCACACCACCGCAGGTTACAACTTATTGAAAAGTGGCGCTGGTGACATTACTAATCTCGCTGCAATCATCGCCAATGAGCACCATGAACGTTGGGATGGCGCTGGTTACCCGAATGGCAAAGCAGGTGAGGAGATTCACCTGTTTGCGCGTATTACTGCGGTCGCGGATGTGTTTGATGCGTTACTCAGTGCACGTTGCTACAAAGAGCCCTGGTCATTAGAGATGGTTGTCGACTTGTTTGAGCGAGAGTGCGGTTATCAGTTTGATCCCCAGTTGACCAAGTTGCTTTTAAAATACTTACCTGAATTCGTCGCGATCCGCGATACGTACCCTGACAATGGCACATTTGAGGCTTCAAGCTTAGATAATCTCACAACTAAAAAGAGCGAAACTAAAGCCATTGAAGAGTTGGCTGTTAATTAGATTTTGAAGCTACTTAACGCATGGTTTCTTTCAGCCTTGTAGAAATTAACCCGTGTAAATTTATATTTTTAACTGTTCGTTCGCGGTTTTTGTAAACCAAGCAGTATTTGGTGCTGCTCATTCCTCAGCAATTCGGTGAAAACTGTTGCTTATCGTGAACTATAAGGTGATCTACTGCATATTTCGCGAAGAGAAATAAGCAAGTCTCGGTAAAGTGTTACCTTAATCATCCCGACTACTTTCATAACCCTATAGGATAAAGCTTGGATTCAATGGGAGTGAGAGAGCTATGCGGTTAGAACAGACTAAATGTGTAATTTTCGATTGTGACGGGACACTTATCGATAGCGAGAAGCTGTGTTGCCAAGCCTTGGTGAACGTATTTTCTGGCTTTGGGGCTGAGTTAAACGTGAACGACTGCTATGCACATTTTCAAGGCGGTAAGTTGGCTGACATCTTAATGGATACCCAAGAGCGTTTAGGCCTATCTATTTCGATTGATACACTTGAGCCACTATATCGCACTGAACTCGAAGCCTTGTTCCAACGCCACTTGAAACCGATGGATGGTGCGATAGAGCTGATTGAATTCCTTAAGGGTGAAGACATCGAGTTTTGTATTGCTTCTAATGCACCCAAATCTCGAGTTGAATCCTCATTAGCGATGACCGGCATGCTCGACGATTTTAAAGGTAAAGTGTTTTCGGCGTTTGATGCAAACAGTTGGAAGCCAGAGCCAGACCTA
It encodes:
- a CDS encoding HD domain-containing protein, translating into MYKLLISIAVLCVSAFSPAIYANDWDIKQILVLHSYEPSYQWTADFQKGIDSAFEHSQSEVKLSIEYLDTKRIHSPEYYESLANYLQAKYAGYEFDGVIATDDNAANFLESLSTLIGRSTPVVAAGINDISTDMYAVTDRATVLYENDHIDINIELISQLRPNIKNLYFVNDYSVTSQLIRKEVYKVMADFPKINLVEVSNQTLEQASQFLQTISADDAVLLSHYNTELTQGVYHSYKEVAETLSASSAAPVFALWQFNILGDVLGGYVNHSQSMGEEAVDALNKYIPLNFDTPLVPGDNIRFVFNYAALEKFGISESALPEESVVVNEPSSFIRKNFQLLMGLTMVIAGLSLIILMQFVTLRQKKELAKRNKRILALQKQTLNVQKDMIHVLGEAIETRSGETGNHVKRVAKLSALLARHSGLSHREVEMIEIISPMHDVGKISVPESILDKPGKLTEQEWEVMKLHTTAGYNLLKSGAGDITNLAAIIANEHHERWDGAGYPNGKAGEEIHLFARITAVADVFDALLSARCYKEPWSLEMVVDLFERECGYQFDPQLTKLLLKYLPEFVAIRDTYPDNGTFEASSLDNLTTKKSETKAIEELAVN
- a CDS encoding HAD-IA family hydrolase; this translates as MRLEQTKCVIFDCDGTLIDSEKLCCQALVNVFSGFGAELNVNDCYAHFQGGKLADILMDTQERLGLSISIDTLEPLYRTELEALFQRHLKPMDGAIELIEFLKGEDIEFCIASNAPKSRVESSLAMTGMLDDFKGKVFSAFDANSWKPEPDLIMYTAMNMGFLPNECIYVDDTLKGIEAGVRAGIQSFRLRPSIDESLVDPEADSAELAAQDIYSLEEISVWINGKHCSSGGIPNSAALVG